From a region of the Mercurialis annua linkage group LG1-X, ddMerAnnu1.2, whole genome shotgun sequence genome:
- the LOC126665690 gene encoding DNA repair protein RAD51 homolog 2 isoform X3, whose product MANKLISQIGLPKSIASIFAARNLHTAKDALSLTEFELMELLDIGLSEVRSAVSHISAIVSPPYITALSLMEQRLQNERFAGHLPTYLKGLDEALCGGLPFGVLTEVVGPPGIGKTQFCLKISLLASLPASYGGLDGRVIYIDVESKFSSRRIIEIGTASFPEIFHMKGMAQEMAGRILVLRPTSLSEFTESLQQIKVLLLQQQVKLLIVDSIAALVSGEYDQRDPRQHSLGWHISFIKSLAEFSRIPVVVTNQVRSQRRDQIGHYSFQVQRNAESQDGTEKYDSHLVAALGIHWAHAVTIRLVLEAKSGQRYIKVAKSPISPPMAFPFNITSSGITLLDDDGMELRGQEISSIHCQGHNDIFHGEVMP is encoded by the exons ATGGCGAACAAGCTGATAAGCCAAATCGGACTCCCGAAATCAATCGCAAGCATATTTGCAGCTCGCAACCTCCACACTGCTAAG GATGCATTATCGCTTACCGAATTCGAGTTGATGGAGCTACTAGATATTGGATTATCAGAAGTTAGGTCTGCAGTTTCGCACATTAGTGCAATCGTTTCACCTCCTTATATAACC gCGTTATCTTTGATGGAGCAGAGATTACAAAATGAGCGATTTGCCGGGCATCTCCCAACCTATCTCAAGGGATTAGATGAGGCATTGTGTGGTGGATTACCGTTTGGTGTTTTGACTGAGGTTGTCGGTCCTCCTGGAATCGGTAAAACGCAA TTTTGCCTGAAGATTTCATTGTTGGCCTCTCTGCCAGCGAGCTATGGAGGTTTAGATGGCCGTGTAATATATATTGATGTGGAATCCAAATTTAGTTCTAGAAG GATAATTGAAATTGGAACAGCAAGCTTTCCTGAAATATTTCACATGAAAGGAATGGCGCAGGAG ATGGCTGGTAGGATCCTTGTTTTGCGGCCAACATCCCTTTCAGAATTCACAGAGAG TTTGCAGCAAATCAAGGTTTTGCTCCTTCAGCAACAAGTGAAGCTACTCATTGTGGATAGCATTGCTGCTCTAGTTTCAGG GGAATATGATCAAAGAGATCCTAGACAACACTCATTGGGATGGCATATTTCATTTATTAA GTCACTTGCTGAATTTTCACGAATTCCTGTTGTCGTGACAAACCAAGTTCGATCTCAAAGACGTGATCAAATCGGCCATTACTCATTCCAAG TGCAAAGAAATGCCGAGTCTCAAGATGGAACTGAAAAATATGATTCTCATCTTGTTGCTGCCTTGGGTATTCACTGGGCTCATGCTGTGACCATCCGTCTTGTGCTTGAAGCTAAATCAG GTCAGAGATATATTAAGGTGGCAAAATCTCCGATATCGCCACCCATGGCCTTCCCCTTTAACATAACATCGTCAGGGATCACCCTATTGGATGATGATGGAATGGAACTAAGAGGGCAGGAAATAAGCTCAATTCACTGTCAAG GCCACAATGACATTTTTCATGGGGAAGTGATGCCATGA
- the LOC126665690 gene encoding DNA repair protein RAD51 homolog 2 isoform X2 → MANKLISQIGLPKSIASIFAARNLHTAKDALSLTEFELMELLDIGLSEVRSAVSHISAIVSPPYITALSLMEQRLQNERFAGHLPTYLKGLDEALCGGLPFGVLTEVVGPPGIGKTQFCLKISLLASLPASYGGLDGRVIYIDVESKFSSRRIIEIGTASFPEIFHMKGMAQEMAGRILVLRPTSLSEFTESLQQIKVLLLQQQVKLLIVDSIAALVSGEYDQRDPRQHSLGWHISFIKSLAEFSRIPVVVTNQVRSQRRDQIGHYSFQVQRNAESQDGTEKYDSHLVAALGIHWAHAVTIRLVLEAKSGQRYIKVAKSPISPPMAFPFNITSSGITLLDDDGMELRGQEISSIHCQGLSLGLLHNWICETALNNHQGGQWPQ, encoded by the exons ATGGCGAACAAGCTGATAAGCCAAATCGGACTCCCGAAATCAATCGCAAGCATATTTGCAGCTCGCAACCTCCACACTGCTAAG GATGCATTATCGCTTACCGAATTCGAGTTGATGGAGCTACTAGATATTGGATTATCAGAAGTTAGGTCTGCAGTTTCGCACATTAGTGCAATCGTTTCACCTCCTTATATAACC gCGTTATCTTTGATGGAGCAGAGATTACAAAATGAGCGATTTGCCGGGCATCTCCCAACCTATCTCAAGGGATTAGATGAGGCATTGTGTGGTGGATTACCGTTTGGTGTTTTGACTGAGGTTGTCGGTCCTCCTGGAATCGGTAAAACGCAA TTTTGCCTGAAGATTTCATTGTTGGCCTCTCTGCCAGCGAGCTATGGAGGTTTAGATGGCCGTGTAATATATATTGATGTGGAATCCAAATTTAGTTCTAGAAG GATAATTGAAATTGGAACAGCAAGCTTTCCTGAAATATTTCACATGAAAGGAATGGCGCAGGAG ATGGCTGGTAGGATCCTTGTTTTGCGGCCAACATCCCTTTCAGAATTCACAGAGAG TTTGCAGCAAATCAAGGTTTTGCTCCTTCAGCAACAAGTGAAGCTACTCATTGTGGATAGCATTGCTGCTCTAGTTTCAGG GGAATATGATCAAAGAGATCCTAGACAACACTCATTGGGATGGCATATTTCATTTATTAA GTCACTTGCTGAATTTTCACGAATTCCTGTTGTCGTGACAAACCAAGTTCGATCTCAAAGACGTGATCAAATCGGCCATTACTCATTCCAAG TGCAAAGAAATGCCGAGTCTCAAGATGGAACTGAAAAATATGATTCTCATCTTGTTGCTGCCTTGGGTATTCACTGGGCTCATGCTGTGACCATCCGTCTTGTGCTTGAAGCTAAATCAG GTCAGAGATATATTAAGGTGGCAAAATCTCCGATATCGCCACCCATGGCCTTCCCCTTTAACATAACATCGTCAGGGATCACCCTATTGGATGATGATGGAATGGAACTAAGAGGGCAGGAAATAAGCTCAATTCACTGTCAAGGTTTGTCGCTGGGACTTCTCCATAACTGGATCTGTGAAACTGCTCTTAATAACCATCAAGGCGGTCAATG GCCACAATGA
- the LOC126665690 gene encoding DNA repair protein RAD51 homolog 2 isoform X1 yields MANKLISQIGLPKSIASIFAARNLHTAKDALSLTEFELMELLDIGLSEVRSAVSHISAIVSPPYITALSLMEQRLQNERFAGHLPTYLKGLDEALCGGLPFGVLTEVVGPPGIGKTQFCLKISLLASLPASYGGLDGRVIYIDVESKFSSRRIIEIGTASFPEIFHMKGMAQEMAGRILVLRPTSLSEFTESLQQIKVLLLQQQVKLLIVDSIAALVSGEYDQRDPRQHSLGWHISFIKSLAEFSRIPVVVTNQVRSQRRDQIGHYSFQVQRNAESQDGTEKYDSHLVAALGIHWAHAVTIRLVLEAKSGQRYIKVAKSPISPPMAFPFNITSSGITLLDDDGMELRGQEISSIHCQGLSLGLLHNWICETALNNHQGHNDIFHGEVMP; encoded by the exons ATGGCGAACAAGCTGATAAGCCAAATCGGACTCCCGAAATCAATCGCAAGCATATTTGCAGCTCGCAACCTCCACACTGCTAAG GATGCATTATCGCTTACCGAATTCGAGTTGATGGAGCTACTAGATATTGGATTATCAGAAGTTAGGTCTGCAGTTTCGCACATTAGTGCAATCGTTTCACCTCCTTATATAACC gCGTTATCTTTGATGGAGCAGAGATTACAAAATGAGCGATTTGCCGGGCATCTCCCAACCTATCTCAAGGGATTAGATGAGGCATTGTGTGGTGGATTACCGTTTGGTGTTTTGACTGAGGTTGTCGGTCCTCCTGGAATCGGTAAAACGCAA TTTTGCCTGAAGATTTCATTGTTGGCCTCTCTGCCAGCGAGCTATGGAGGTTTAGATGGCCGTGTAATATATATTGATGTGGAATCCAAATTTAGTTCTAGAAG GATAATTGAAATTGGAACAGCAAGCTTTCCTGAAATATTTCACATGAAAGGAATGGCGCAGGAG ATGGCTGGTAGGATCCTTGTTTTGCGGCCAACATCCCTTTCAGAATTCACAGAGAG TTTGCAGCAAATCAAGGTTTTGCTCCTTCAGCAACAAGTGAAGCTACTCATTGTGGATAGCATTGCTGCTCTAGTTTCAGG GGAATATGATCAAAGAGATCCTAGACAACACTCATTGGGATGGCATATTTCATTTATTAA GTCACTTGCTGAATTTTCACGAATTCCTGTTGTCGTGACAAACCAAGTTCGATCTCAAAGACGTGATCAAATCGGCCATTACTCATTCCAAG TGCAAAGAAATGCCGAGTCTCAAGATGGAACTGAAAAATATGATTCTCATCTTGTTGCTGCCTTGGGTATTCACTGGGCTCATGCTGTGACCATCCGTCTTGTGCTTGAAGCTAAATCAG GTCAGAGATATATTAAGGTGGCAAAATCTCCGATATCGCCACCCATGGCCTTCCCCTTTAACATAACATCGTCAGGGATCACCCTATTGGATGATGATGGAATGGAACTAAGAGGGCAGGAAATAAGCTCAATTCACTGTCAAGGTTTGTCGCTGGGACTTCTCCATAACTGGATCTGTGAAACTGCTCTTAATAACCATCAAG GCCACAATGACATTTTTCATGGGGAAGTGATGCCATGA